The following coding sequences lie in one Enterococcus sp. 9E7_DIV0242 genomic window:
- a CDS encoding glycyl-radical enzyme activating protein produces MIDKACIFNIQKFSIHDGPGIRTVVFFKGCPLRCFWCSNPESQDGKPEKMWDNQKKEFTTVGEYKSMEAIIDEVMKDEVFYEESGGGVTLSGGEVLYQAEFATELLRQLREKGIHTASETTGFAKEAVFKKYIDQVDMLYFDVKHHDEAKHREGTGVPLAPIVNNLSYALKEHDNLIVRIPVIPAFNDGIENAKAFAAFFNKLGITKAELLPFHQFGEKKYAFLVRDYTMQDIPQLHTEELDYFKTIFEEHNISCHVH; encoded by the coding sequence ATGATCGATAAAGCATGTATATTCAATATCCAAAAATTTAGTATCCATGATGGTCCCGGGATTCGTACTGTGGTATTTTTTAAAGGCTGTCCCTTGAGATGTTTTTGGTGTTCCAATCCTGAATCTCAAGATGGAAAACCGGAAAAGATGTGGGACAATCAAAAGAAGGAATTTACAACTGTAGGGGAATATAAATCTATGGAAGCTATCATAGATGAAGTAATGAAAGATGAAGTATTTTATGAAGAATCAGGTGGCGGTGTCACGCTTTCAGGTGGAGAAGTCCTTTATCAAGCTGAGTTTGCTACAGAGCTGTTGCGTCAATTGAGGGAAAAAGGAATTCACACAGCTAGTGAAACAACGGGTTTTGCAAAGGAAGCCGTGTTCAAAAAATATATCGACCAAGTAGATATGCTTTATTTCGATGTAAAGCATCACGACGAAGCAAAGCATAGAGAAGGGACGGGTGTTCCATTAGCACCAATAGTAAATAATTTATCCTACGCATTAAAGGAACATGACAACTTAATCGTTCGGATTCCGGTAATACCTGCTTTTAATGATGGGATCGAAAATGCAAAGGCCTTCGCAGCATTCTTCAACAAACTTGGAATAACCAAGGCTGAGTTACTTCCCTTTCATCAATTTGGTGAAAAAAAATATGCTTTTTTAGTAAGAGATTACACCATGCAGGATATTCCTCAGCTACATACAGAAGAATTAGATTATTTTAAAACTATTTTTGAAGAACACAACATTTCCTGTCATGTTCATTAA
- a CDS encoding PTS fructose transporter subunit IIC, with protein sequence MESTEKKKNQFLESILSGVNYMLPCVVAGGIMLGVSFLLDDLSINPETYGTNLPLAAFFNNNGNAMFSFMLPVFCAGIAFYIGGIAAIPAALMAGALCRDGDSSFLGALLLGFVVGYLVIFLQKILAKLPENFTILKDLLIIPLISVISTALVAQFLVEPVIGKLNLLMNSGLQSMNGSSQIILGAILGLMQSADMGGPINKTAYLFATAALANGQYVLMSAVLAGALIPPYVTGISSLIFKKKFTDEERGQGITNIIMGLAGISEGGIPFLLKDPLRVGGACMLGSAIAGGGSVLLKCSVMAPFGGFFILPLNANPFGFVISVVLGVTVGVVILGITKKEISETKAEAEMAN encoded by the coding sequence ATGGAGTCAACTGAAAAAAAGAAAAATCAGTTTCTTGAGTCGATTTTGTCAGGCGTAAATTACATGCTGCCTTGTGTGGTGGCAGGAGGAATTATGCTGGGCGTAAGTTTTTTACTTGATGATCTATCCATTAATCCGGAGACGTACGGAACAAATTTGCCGTTAGCAGCATTTTTTAACAACAATGGCAATGCCATGTTTAGCTTCATGTTACCGGTATTTTGTGCAGGAATTGCTTTTTATATTGGTGGAATAGCAGCAATTCCCGCGGCATTGATGGCCGGAGCTTTATGTCGAGATGGCGATTCCAGTTTTCTTGGAGCCTTACTTCTAGGCTTTGTAGTTGGATATTTGGTTATTTTTCTGCAAAAAATATTGGCTAAGCTCCCGGAAAACTTCACTATTCTTAAAGATTTATTGATCATACCACTTATTTCGGTCATTTCTACTGCTTTGGTAGCACAATTCTTGGTAGAGCCCGTTATAGGAAAATTAAACCTATTGATGAATTCAGGTTTGCAATCCATGAATGGCTCCAGTCAAATTATATTAGGTGCTATTTTAGGATTGATGCAATCAGCCGATATGGGCGGGCCTATTAATAAAACTGCGTATTTGTTTGCAACAGCAGCCTTAGCTAATGGTCAGTATGTCTTGATGTCTGCAGTTTTAGCCGGTGCGTTAATTCCCCCATATGTGACTGGAATCTCTTCACTGATCTTCAAAAAGAAATTTACCGATGAAGAACGTGGTCAAGGTATTACGAACATTATCATGGGTTTGGCCGGAATCTCTGAAGGCGGAATCCCCTTTCTTTTGAAAGATCCACTGAGAGTTGGTGGGGCATGTATGCTAGGTTCAGCTATTGCTGGCGGCGGTTCTGTCCTATTGAAATGTTCAGTGATGGCACCATTCGGTGGTTTTTTCATCTTACCATTAAATGCCAATCCATTTGGATTTGTCATTTCGGTCGTACTCGGTGTTACAGTTGGGGTAGTTATATTAGGAATAACAAAAAAGGAAATAAGTGAAACGAAAGCAGAAGCAGAAATGGCTAATTAA
- a CDS encoding ROK family protein — protein sequence MYMVFDIGGTFVKYAILDKSGNIFIQGKFPTPPSSLNDLLVEMYTIIERYEEYEVRGISICCPGVVDSYQGVVYYGGCLTYLHEVNLKQKFIEKFNVPVSIENDGKAAALAELWRGGVNESKHAVIMVLGSAIGGGIVIDGKLHRGKHFSAGEVSYMVGDPTKEPGVYKMCGFDACAPKMIGQIAEVNGLSADTDGRVVFEYIHAENRESWKIFTAYCHKIARMIISLQYILDPERFIICGGVSAQPLVRNQIMNEVKKIYKENPMYLLMPVIENSKLNNDANLYGALYHFFEEYIEKADEYEEHNAILCPNCSTELIALEQSSI from the coding sequence ATGTACATGGTTTTTGACATTGGTGGAACATTCGTAAAATACGCTATCTTAGATAAATCAGGAAATATCTTTATCCAAGGGAAGTTTCCAACTCCTCCAAGTTCTTTAAATGATTTGCTGGTTGAAATGTATACCATAATCGAGCGATATGAAGAATATGAAGTGAGGGGGATCTCTATTTGTTGTCCCGGTGTGGTCGACTCCTATCAAGGGGTCGTCTACTATGGCGGTTGTCTGACTTATCTGCATGAAGTAAATTTAAAGCAAAAATTTATAGAAAAATTCAACGTACCAGTTTCGATTGAAAATGATGGCAAAGCAGCTGCACTTGCAGAATTATGGCGTGGTGGAGTAAATGAGTCCAAGCACGCTGTGATCATGGTTCTTGGAAGCGCAATAGGTGGAGGAATTGTGATCGATGGGAAGCTTCATCGAGGGAAACATTTCTCTGCGGGCGAAGTAAGCTACATGGTAGGAGATCCAACAAAGGAACCAGGCGTATATAAAATGTGCGGCTTTGATGCGTGTGCACCAAAAATGATTGGACAAATCGCAGAAGTAAATGGCCTGTCAGCTGATACAGATGGTCGAGTGGTCTTCGAATATATCCACGCAGAAAATCGTGAATCATGGAAGATTTTCACAGCGTACTGCCATAAAATAGCAAGGATGATTATAAGTCTTCAATATATCCTTGATCCTGAGCGTTTCATTATCTGTGGAGGGGTGAGTGCTCAACCGCTCGTAAGAAATCAAATTATGAACGAAGTAAAAAAAATCTATAAAGAAAATCCAATGTATTTGCTCATGCCGGTGATCGAAAACTCTAAATTGAATAATGATGCGAATCTCTATGGAGCCTTGTATCACTTCTTTGAAGAATATATTGAAAAAGCGGATGAGTATGAGGAGCATAACGCAATCCTATGCCCAAACTGCAGTACGGAGCTAATTGCTTTAGAGCAAAGCAGCATCTAA
- the ptsG gene encoding glucose-specific PTS transporter subunit IIBC, whose amino-acid sequence MKKLFGILQKVGKSLMLPVATLPAAGILLAFGNLFHQETVLNQFPFLQADWFQVIADVMEQSGSIIFGNLPLLFAIAVSIGLAKNDGSAALAGVVGYLMMNMAMGAVLGITPEMVAENGQKYATVLGIPTLQTGVFGGIVAGVIAANCFNKFYKIELPPYLGFFSGKRFVPMVTAVFSLLVAGVLCFIWPPIQDGLNGFSATVIEANQTLAVFIFGVIERAMIPFGLHHVFYAPFWFQFGSYTSASGAIIHGDQQIFFQQMRDGVTLTAGAFMTGKFPFMMFGLPAAAYAMYKEAKPERKLLASGILLSGALTAFLTGITEPLEFSFLFIAPALYGIHCLLAGVSFAVMNLLQVKIGMTLSGGLIDYILFGVLVNRTAWWLVIPVGAAFAVIYYVVFRFMIVKLNLPTPGREENTDEDTGGVTANGDNLAVSWNIIDALGGKANLRSVEACITRLRTILVDNSIVDEAALKRLGAVGVVHVGDGFQAIFGAKSDIYATTINEIIDSNMERPAESELQKNVTVEQPVEIQLQNACAALKDKIVSPVAGKIIPMSDVPDPVFSQKMMGDGFAIIPEDKVIVSPIDGTVVNVFPTQHAVGLKTDCGIELIVHVGLDTVALKGEGFQVLVNEGDQIHKGQKLFIVDFDYLKEQEKNTMTIIAFTNLVNKEIKIISGESVSANQSAIVDLA is encoded by the coding sequence ATGAAAAAATTATTTGGTATTTTACAAAAGGTAGGAAAGTCTTTGATGCTGCCAGTTGCAACCTTGCCGGCCGCTGGTATCTTGTTGGCTTTTGGAAATTTGTTTCATCAGGAAACAGTATTGAATCAATTTCCTTTTTTGCAGGCTGACTGGTTTCAAGTTATTGCAGATGTGATGGAGCAGTCGGGTTCGATTATTTTTGGAAATCTGCCTTTACTCTTTGCCATTGCTGTATCGATAGGTCTTGCTAAAAATGATGGTAGTGCAGCACTTGCTGGTGTCGTGGGCTACTTGATGATGAATATGGCTATGGGGGCAGTATTGGGCATCACCCCAGAAATGGTCGCTGAAAATGGGCAGAAATACGCTACCGTATTGGGAATTCCCACGCTTCAAACCGGTGTGTTCGGAGGGATTGTTGCAGGTGTGATCGCTGCTAACTGTTTCAATAAGTTCTACAAGATCGAACTGCCGCCATATCTAGGATTCTTTTCGGGTAAACGTTTCGTCCCAATGGTAACAGCTGTATTTTCTTTGCTTGTAGCAGGCGTTCTTTGTTTCATCTGGCCGCCGATTCAGGATGGCTTGAACGGTTTTTCCGCAACAGTGATCGAAGCCAATCAAACATTGGCAGTATTTATATTTGGTGTTATTGAACGAGCGATGATTCCATTTGGTTTGCATCATGTGTTTTATGCGCCATTCTGGTTCCAGTTTGGTTCTTATACCTCAGCATCAGGCGCTATCATCCATGGCGATCAACAGATTTTCTTCCAACAGATGCGTGATGGTGTTACTTTGACCGCAGGTGCCTTTATGACAGGAAAATTCCCATTCATGATGTTTGGTTTACCGGCAGCTGCTTATGCAATGTATAAAGAAGCCAAGCCTGAACGTAAATTGCTGGCGAGTGGAATTTTGCTATCAGGTGCTTTGACAGCATTTTTGACTGGAATTACTGAACCACTTGAATTTTCGTTCTTATTTATTGCCCCTGCACTTTATGGAATCCACTGTTTGTTGGCAGGTGTTTCCTTTGCAGTGATGAATCTATTGCAAGTTAAAATCGGTATGACATTGTCCGGTGGGTTGATCGATTACATATTATTTGGTGTTTTAGTCAATCGTACAGCCTGGTGGTTGGTCATCCCTGTGGGCGCTGCTTTTGCAGTAATCTATTATGTTGTTTTTCGATTTATGATCGTGAAGCTGAATTTACCAACACCGGGACGTGAGGAAAATACAGATGAAGACACGGGTGGAGTCACAGCTAACGGAGATAATCTGGCAGTCAGCTGGAACATCATTGATGCGTTGGGAGGAAAAGCAAATCTTCGCTCTGTAGAAGCTTGCATCACTCGTTTGAGAACGATTTTGGTAGATAATTCTATTGTCGATGAAGCCGCACTGAAAAGACTTGGTGCAGTAGGCGTTGTTCATGTCGGCGATGGATTCCAAGCAATTTTCGGCGCAAAATCGGATATCTATGCGACTACAATCAATGAAATCATTGATTCTAACATGGAGAGACCCGCTGAAAGCGAACTGCAAAAAAATGTTACGGTCGAGCAACCGGTAGAAATCCAGCTTCAAAACGCTTGTGCAGCCCTCAAAGATAAGATAGTTTCTCCGGTAGCAGGAAAAATTATTCCTATGAGTGACGTTCCAGATCCGGTATTTTCACAAAAAATGATGGGTGATGGCTTTGCTATTATTCCTGAAGACAAAGTTATTGTTTCTCCAATTGATGGAACAGTTGTAAATGTTTTTCCTACACAACACGCGGTGGGCTTAAAAACTGATTGCGGAATCGAACTGATAGTCCATGTCGGTTTGGATACTGTTGCTCTTAAAGGGGAAGGATTTCAAGTATTGGTTAATGAAGGAGATCAGATTCATAAAGGTCAAAAGCTTTTCATTGTTGATTTTGATTACTTAAAAGAACAAGAAAAAAACACGATGACGATTATTGCATTCACGAACCTTGTTAATAAAGAAATTAAAATTATTTCAGGAGAATCAGTTTCTGCAAATCAGTCAGCGATCGTTGATTTAGCTTAA